A genomic segment from Antedon mediterranea chromosome 6, ecAntMedi1.1, whole genome shotgun sequence encodes:
- the LOC140051099 gene encoding eukaryotic translation initiation factor 4E-binding protein 2-like has product MSGTNSISGTRNIPTRTVRVSDPSQLPSDYGTTPGGTMFGTTPGGTRIIYERNFLMQMRNSPLAQTPPKNLPYIEGVTTTGNTDDGFKEKPKPKSSTDDVIIAEEAQFEMDI; this is encoded by the exons ATGTCGGGCACAAACAGTATTTCTGGAACAAGAAATATCCCAACACGAACAGTGCGAGTATCTGACCCATCTCAGTTACCGAGCGATTATGGCACCACGCCTGGAGGGACGATGTTTGGAACAACACCAGGAG GAACACGCATTATTTACGAAAGAAACTTCTTGATGCAAATGCGCAATTCACCATTAGCTCAAACGCCACCAAAGAATCTACCGTACATTGAAGGGGTGACAACTACTGGTAATACTGATGATGGGTTTAAAGAAAAACCTAAACCAAAATCATCAACTGATGATGTCATTA TTGCTGAAGAAGCTCAGTTCGAGATGGATATTTGA
- the LOC140051098 gene encoding leucine-rich repeat-containing protein 20-like, which yields MASEVAAVVNRCESGKESQSLDLSECGLMSVPDAIFHLMRETTILKCDLSRNQLKKLPAKVATKFKDIVEFNASNNQLSTLRDEFGQLKSLTHLNLSTNNIEMVPEAIYNMPSLIHLDLCNNNICEFITSKLLEMKSLKIVNLENNPLTSDCFYLLSNLNDVEVKLSAR from the exons ATGGCTTCAGAGGTGGCTGCTGTTGTAAATCGATGTGAAAGCGGAAAGGAAAGCCAGTCATTAG atttatCAGAGTGTGGCTTGATGAGTGTACCAGATGCCATTTTCCATCTGATGCGGGAAACAACTATTTTGAAATGTGACTTATCAAGGAACCAACTTAAAAAGCTTCCTGCCAAAGTAGCTACTAAATTCAAAGATATTGTAG aattcAACGCTTCAAATAACCAGCTGAGTACACTTAGAGATGAATTTGGACAGCTTAAATCATTAACTCATCTTAACTTGTCaacaaataatattgaaatggtACCAGAAGCAATATACAACATGCCTTCACTTATTCATCTAGACTTGTGTAATAACAACATTTGTG aatttaTCACTTCAAAATTGTTGGAGATGAAATCACTGAAGATTgtaaatttagaaaataatcCATTGACATCTGATTGTTTTTATCTACTCTCTAATCTGAATGATGTTGAGGTGAAATTAAGTGCACGTTAG